A window of the Mucilaginibacter sp. cycad4 genome harbors these coding sequences:
- the apaG gene encoding Co2+/Mg2+ efflux protein ApaG, producing MVTTITEGVKVSIETIYQPEYSNPANDHFMFAYKVSIENMTNYAIRLMSRHWYIFDSNGAKREVEGEGVVGQQPVIEPGHTHEYVSGCNLKTDMGNMKGEYHMLRLLDNANFNVQIPEFYLIAPYRLN from the coding sequence ATGGTTACCACTATAACTGAGGGTGTTAAGGTTTCCATAGAAACCATATATCAGCCGGAGTATTCAAACCCGGCAAATGATCATTTTATGTTCGCCTACAAGGTAAGCATCGAAAATATGACCAACTACGCCATCAGGTTGATGAGCCGTCACTGGTATATATTTGACTCAAACGGAGCAAAGCGCGAAGTGGAAGGCGAAGGTGTGGTAGGTCAGCAACCTGTTATTGAACCAGGTCATACCCATGAGTACGTATCGGGCTGTAACCTCAAAACAGATATGGGCAACATGAAAGGCGAATACCACATGTTACGCCTGCTTGATAACGCCAATTTTAATGTGCAGATCCCGGAGTTTTATTTAATAGCGCCGTACAGATTGAATTAG
- a CDS encoding RNA polymerase sigma factor, whose translation MNPNHTEAQLIEQCRTNPAAFGQVFDRWYKPVFGYIMRRCGDYDLARDIAAETFLKAFLKIGSFKWKGIGLSSWLYRIATNELNQYYRGSKYKPESLQQLLENPQMEKLLHDHAGNEREMMEQELKAFNDYNRIRQNLLKLDIKYQEVISLRYFEQKTNMEISEILDKNEGTVKSLLSRGLEKLRNML comes from the coding sequence ATGAACCCTAACCACACCGAAGCCCAGCTTATTGAACAATGCCGAACCAACCCGGCTGCCTTTGGGCAGGTGTTCGACCGTTGGTATAAACCGGTATTTGGCTATATTATGCGCCGCTGCGGAGATTATGACCTGGCAAGGGATATCGCAGCCGAAACTTTCCTTAAAGCTTTTTTGAAGATAGGTTCATTTAAATGGAAGGGGATAGGCCTGTCATCATGGCTTTATCGTATTGCTACCAACGAGCTTAACCAATATTACCGCGGCAGCAAATACAAACCGGAGTCGCTACAACAACTGCTGGAAAATCCGCAGATGGAAAAGCTGCTGCATGACCATGCAGGTAACGAGCGCGAAATGATGGAACAGGAGCTGAAAGCATTTAATGATTATAACCGCATCCGCCAAAACCTGCTTAAGCTTGATATTAAATACCAGGAGGTAATTTCCTTAAGATACTTTGAACAGAAAACCAATATGGAGATCAGCGAGATCCTGGATAAAAATGAAGGCACAGTAAAATCACTGCTCTCGCGCGGGCTGGAGAAATTAAGAAATATGCTTTAA
- a CDS encoding alanine dehydrogenase, translating into MSSGIYSGFSDIAKQAMMQPQESLLEVKSKKNKLYIGIPKEVSFQENRVPLTPLSVALLVNNGHEVILESNAGQAANFSDKDYSEQGAQIVYDTKKVYEADIIIKIAPPTTHEIELMKPGQLLISTLQIATLKAESIQALMAKKITALSFEHLRDEGNTLTVVRAMSEIVGATSILIAAEYLSNVFEGKGLMLGGITGVPPTEIVILGAGTVGEYAARTAISLGAEVKVFDPSIYKLRRLQNNIGNRVFTSVVQPIVLEKAITTCDVAIGALRAEDGRSPCIISEATVSRMKRDSVIIDVSIDQGGCFETSEVTNHTHPVFRKYDVIHYCVPNIASRVARTATYALTNIFAPILLDIGDMGGIKNLIWQKSGVRNAVYIYQGQLTNKHIGERFSIPCKDLDLLIVSNR; encoded by the coding sequence ATGAGTTCAGGGATATACAGCGGGTTTTCGGATATTGCCAAGCAGGCAATGATGCAGCCCCAGGAGTCGTTGCTGGAGGTAAAAAGCAAAAAGAACAAGCTATACATCGGCATTCCTAAAGAGGTGTCCTTCCAGGAAAACCGTGTGCCCTTAACCCCGCTGTCGGTAGCGTTGCTGGTTAATAACGGGCACGAGGTAATACTGGAGAGTAATGCCGGGCAGGCCGCCAATTTTTCGGATAAGGATTACAGCGAACAGGGGGCTCAGATAGTTTATGATACCAAAAAGGTTTACGAGGCCGATATCATTATCAAAATTGCCCCGCCCACAACTCATGAAATTGAGTTGATGAAGCCCGGGCAGCTCCTCATCTCCACCCTGCAAATCGCTACGCTCAAGGCCGAAAGCATCCAGGCGCTGATGGCCAAAAAGATCACCGCGCTAAGCTTTGAGCACCTGCGCGATGAGGGCAATACCCTTACAGTGGTAAGGGCCATGAGCGAAATTGTGGGCGCTACCTCCATACTCATCGCAGCCGAATATTTAAGCAATGTTTTTGAAGGCAAAGGCCTGATGCTGGGCGGTATAACCGGCGTTCCGCCAACCGAAATCGTAATTCTTGGCGCCGGCACAGTAGGTGAATACGCAGCACGCACTGCCATATCATTGGGTGCCGAAGTTAAGGTATTTGACCCATCGATATACAAACTCCGCCGCCTGCAAAACAATATCGGCAACCGGGTTTTTACTTCGGTGGTACAGCCTATTGTATTGGAAAAAGCCATCACTACCTGCGATGTGGCCATAGGTGCGCTTCGTGCCGAAGATGGCCGCAGCCCCTGCATTATTTCTGAAGCTACAGTCAGCCGCATGAAACGCGACTCGGTGATCATTGATGTAAGCATTGATCAGGGCGGCTGTTTTGAAACATCCGAAGTTACCAACCATACCCACCCGGTTTTTCGCAAATATGATGTAATTCATTATTGTGTGCCCAATATTGCATCACGTGTAGCCCGTACGGCTACTTATGCGCTCACCAACATTTTTGCACCGATACTGCTTGATATCGGCGATATGGGCGGTATCAAAAACCTCATCTGGCAAAAATCGGGCGTTCGTAATGCGGTTTATATTTACCAGGGGCAGCTTACCAATAAACACATCGGCGAGCGCTTTTCTATTCCCTGCAAAGACCTCGACCTGCTGATCGTATCGAACAGATAA
- a CDS encoding YXWGXW repeat-containing protein — protein MKKIASVIMVLLIVSIASIKTYAQISIGISVNIAPPVLPTYTQPPCPVDGYLWTPGYWAYDQDGGYYWVPGVWVSPPSPGYLWTPGYWGYNGTVYVYHEGYWGRHIGFYGGVNYGYGYTGSGYVGGRWAGNSFQYNTAVVNVNKTVVHNTYINKTVINNVTVNNNSFNGPGGVTAKPGPQERAAEKEKHVQPTSDQITHRQVAGKDKSQFARNNNGHPATAAMNKVNGSRFRPEGNRSQAPVRANAAANSAHNGNAAPSADNSANSHSPARRTNVAAVNNGAARPAAQHSNRAPRRQAPAPREEKLHGERQR, from the coding sequence ATGAAAAAGATAGCAAGTGTAATTATGGTGCTTTTGATAGTATCAATAGCATCCATTAAAACCTATGCACAAATCAGTATAGGTATTTCTGTAAATATAGCACCGCCGGTATTGCCAACTTATACCCAGCCGCCCTGCCCTGTTGACGGGTATTTGTGGACACCTGGTTATTGGGCTTATGACCAGGATGGCGGATATTACTGGGTTCCGGGAGTGTGGGTGAGCCCGCCATCGCCAGGTTATTTATGGACGCCTGGTTACTGGGGTTATAACGGCACCGTATACGTTTACCATGAAGGTTATTGGGGCCGCCATATCGGGTTTTACGGAGGGGTTAATTATGGTTATGGTTACACAGGCAGTGGTTACGTTGGCGGCCGCTGGGCAGGTAATTCATTTCAGTACAACACCGCTGTTGTGAATGTTAATAAAACGGTTGTTCATAATACCTATATCAATAAAACAGTTATTAATAACGTTACCGTTAATAACAATAGCTTTAACGGGCCGGGAGGCGTAACTGCAAAACCGGGACCGCAGGAGCGCGCCGCCGAAAAGGAAAAACACGTACAACCAACCTCAGATCAAATTACCCACCGGCAGGTTGCGGGGAAAGACAAAAGTCAGTTTGCAAGAAATAATAACGGACACCCTGCCACTGCTGCCATGAACAAGGTTAACGGAAGCCGCTTTAGGCCGGAAGGAAACCGGTCGCAAGCACCAGTAAGAGCAAATGCAGCGGCTAACTCGGCTCATAACGGTAATGCTGCACCATCTGCCGACAATTCCGCTAACAGCCATTCTCCAGCCAGGAGGACAAATGTCGCAGCTGTAAATAATGGCGCTGCAAGGCCCGCTGCGCAGCATAGCAATAGAGCTCCACGCAGGCAAGCCCCGGCCCCACGCGAAGAAAAACTGCACGGAGAAAGGCAACGATAA
- a CDS encoding alpha/beta hydrolase, whose translation MRKILILLLLTSTGIAANAQTDTLSITLENVKYPYPVNFMPVKVERQDLRMAYMDVKPAAPNGKTVMLFHGKNFGGYYWADVIRVLTDKGYRVIVPDQIGFGKSSKAFIHYSFHQLARFNKNLLDSLGVHKITLMGHSMGGMLATRFTLMYPDKVEKLLLEDPIGPEDYRTFVPYASAEDDYKTEFKTSYESVKKYYQTSYFTIWKPEYDYLVTIGAGVSKSADFPRYAKVAALTFEMIYEQPVCYEFGLIKVPAVLFIGKEDKTIVGKALLTDEEKAKHGQYKILGPETAKKIPGCKLIEFDNCGHIPHIEVKEAFFKALTANL comes from the coding sequence ATGCGTAAAATACTGATACTTCTCCTTCTGACATCAACAGGTATTGCTGCAAATGCCCAAACCGATACGCTTTCCATCACGCTCGAAAATGTAAAATACCCATACCCGGTAAATTTTATGCCTGTAAAAGTTGAGAGACAGGATCTTCGCATGGCTTATATGGATGTTAAACCGGCTGCTCCAAACGGTAAAACGGTAATGCTTTTTCACGGTAAAAACTTTGGCGGCTATTATTGGGCAGATGTGATCCGGGTGTTAACCGATAAAGGCTACCGGGTGATTGTGCCAGACCAAATAGGCTTTGGCAAATCGTCAAAAGCATTTATCCATTACAGCTTTCATCAACTGGCAAGGTTTAACAAAAACCTGCTGGATAGTTTAGGGGTTCATAAGATCACTTTAATGGGCCACTCCATGGGCGGGATGCTGGCTACCCGCTTTACGCTTATGTACCCGGACAAAGTTGAAAAACTGCTGCTTGAAGACCCGATCGGTCCGGAAGATTACCGCACATTTGTTCCCTATGCAAGTGCCGAAGACGATTATAAAACCGAATTTAAAACCAGCTACGAAAGCGTTAAGAAATACTATCAAACATCTTACTTCACCATCTGGAAACCCGAATATGATTATTTAGTTACCATTGGCGCCGGCGTAAGTAAAAGCGCCGATTTCCCTCGTTATGCTAAAGTAGCCGCGCTTACTTTTGAAATGATCTATGAGCAGCCCGTTTGTTACGAGTTCGGGCTCATTAAAGTGCCTGCGGTATTGTTTATAGGCAAAGAGGACAAAACCATAGTAGGCAAGGCCTTACTTACCGACGAAGAAAAAGCCAAACATGGCCAATATAAAATATTAGGGCCCGAAACGGCTAAGAAGATCCCCGGCTGCAAGCTTATCGAGTTTGATAACTGCGGGCATATCCCGCATATTGAGGTTAAGGAGGCTTTTTTTAAAGCCTTGACGGCTAATTTATAA
- the dusB gene encoding tRNA dihydrouridine synthase DusB, translated as MSVQIGNIDLGEFPLLLAPMEDVSDPPFRYVCKQNGADMMYTEFISSEGLIRDAAKSRQKLDIFEYERPIGIQIFGSDIDHMREATEIATLANPDLMDINYGCPVKQVACRGAGASLLQDIDKMVAMTKAVVEATHLPVTVKTRLGWDDNTKNVYEVAERLQDVGIKALTIHGRTRSQMYKGEADWALIRDIKKNPRIKIPIFGNGDIDSPEKAAAWRMEYEVDGMMIGRAAIGYPWIFREIKHYFKTGEYLDKPTITERIAACSAHLHKSIEWKGPKTGIFEMRRHYSNYFKGIDHFKEFRMRLVTAADLESVNQILAEIEEKYAIEMA; from the coding sequence ATGTCTGTACAAATAGGAAATATTGATTTAGGAGAGTTCCCGCTGTTGCTGGCGCCGATGGAGGATGTGAGTGATCCGCCCTTCCGTTATGTGTGCAAGCAAAACGGCGCGGATATGATGTATACAGAGTTTATTTCAAGCGAAGGCCTGATCCGCGATGCGGCAAAAAGCAGGCAAAAGCTGGATATTTTTGAATACGAGCGGCCTATCGGCATCCAGATCTTCGGCAGTGATATTGACCACATGCGCGAAGCTACCGAGATAGCTACGCTGGCCAATCCCGATCTGATGGATATTAACTATGGATGCCCGGTAAAGCAGGTGGCCTGCCGCGGTGCCGGTGCAAGCCTTTTACAGGATATTGATAAAATGGTTGCCATGACCAAGGCCGTTGTTGAGGCCACGCACTTACCCGTAACCGTAAAAACCCGTTTAGGCTGGGACGATAACACCAAAAACGTTTATGAAGTTGCCGAGCGCCTGCAGGATGTAGGGATTAAGGCACTTACCATACACGGCCGTACCCGCTCACAGATGTACAAAGGCGAGGCCGATTGGGCATTGATCAGGGATATCAAAAAAAACCCGCGGATAAAAATCCCCATTTTCGGCAATGGCGACATCGATTCGCCCGAAAAGGCAGCCGCGTGGCGCATGGAATACGAGGTTGACGGCATGATGATCGGTCGGGCGGCGATTGGTTATCCATGGATTTTCCGCGAAATAAAGCATTATTTTAAAACCGGCGAATATCTTGATAAGCCAACAATTACTGAGCGAATAGCAGCCTGCAGCGCCCACTTGCACAAATCAATAGAGTGGAAAGGGCCAAAAACGGGCATTTTTGAGATGCGCAGGCATTATTCTAACTATTTTAAGGGTATCGATCATTTCAAGGAGTTCAGGATGCGCCTGGTTACCGCCGCTGATCTTGAATCAGTTAACCAGATCCTGGCCGAGATCGAAGAAAAATATGCCATTGAAATGGCTTAA
- a CDS encoding CPBP family intramembrane glutamic endopeptidase yields the protein MLIVCSLIAAGIIWAIFGMKTLGDTFGFNTQNPHLGPALWTLQIVSTTLPLFIAPLIFARFIVREPADYLKATFKFPPVLLVLILSIMICSSPVMEVLVNVNQKLALPASLKSLEDALRTMEAQAQKATEAMLQMKTVWDMLFAVLVVGLLTAIAEEFLFRGALQTIMIRLTKNPHAAIWITAILFSAFHMEFFTFLPRVALGVFFGYFVMWSGSIWTSVWAHFLNNATQVVILYLYQQKRITLDPNDQHVFNYQSYALSVIIILILLFMYRNTAKGKSPLLS from the coding sequence ATGCTGATTGTGTGCAGTTTAATAGCTGCGGGTATTATCTGGGCAATATTCGGCATGAAAACCCTTGGCGACACTTTCGGTTTTAATACACAAAACCCACATTTGGGACCGGCGTTATGGACGCTGCAGATCGTTAGTACTACGTTACCTTTATTTATAGCCCCCTTAATTTTTGCCCGCTTTATTGTAAGGGAACCTGCAGACTATCTGAAAGCTACCTTTAAATTTCCGCCGGTATTATTGGTGCTGATCTTATCGATCATGATCTGCTCATCGCCGGTTATGGAAGTGCTGGTAAATGTTAATCAAAAATTGGCATTACCGGCATCTTTAAAAAGCCTTGAAGATGCTTTGCGTACTATGGAAGCCCAGGCACAAAAAGCAACCGAAGCCATGCTGCAGATGAAAACTGTGTGGGATATGCTTTTCGCGGTTTTAGTTGTTGGTTTATTAACAGCAATTGCCGAAGAGTTTTTATTCAGGGGAGCGCTGCAAACTATTATGATCAGGCTTACAAAAAATCCTCATGCTGCCATCTGGATCACTGCCATTCTGTTTAGCGCATTCCACATGGAATTTTTTACCTTTTTGCCGCGTGTGGCCCTGGGTGTGTTTTTTGGATATTTTGTAATGTGGAGCGGCAGCATCTGGACAAGCGTTTGGGCTCATTTTTTAAATAATGCCACCCAGGTGGTGATCCTGTACCTGTATCAACAGAAAAGAATAACCCTTGACCCTAACGATCAGCACGTATTTAATTACCAGAGCTATGCATTAAGCGTGATAATTATTTTAATTTTGCTTTTTATGTACAGAAATACTGCTAAAGGAAAAAGTCCGCTGCTTAGTTAA
- the rplS gene encoding 50S ribosomal protein L19 → MDLVKFVEEQSVEKKQLPSFKAGDTVSVHYKIREGNKERVQVYQGVVIQRNSVGVSETFTVRKVSNGIGVERIFPVNSPNIDKIEVNSVGKVRRSKLYYLRALTGKAARIKSKRV, encoded by the coding sequence ATGGATTTAGTAAAATTTGTTGAAGAGCAATCAGTAGAAAAAAAGCAGCTTCCATCCTTCAAAGCTGGTGATACTGTAAGTGTTCACTATAAAATCAGAGAAGGAAATAAAGAACGCGTTCAGGTTTACCAAGGTGTTGTTATTCAGCGTAACAGCGTTGGTGTAAGCGAAACTTTTACTGTGCGTAAAGTATCAAATGGCATTGGCGTTGAGCGTATCTTCCCTGTTAACTCTCCAAACATCGACAAGATCGAAGTTAACAGCGTTGGTAAAGTTCGCCGTTCTAAACTGTACTATCTGCGTGCCCTTACTGGTAAAGCAGCTCGTATCAAATCAAAACGCGTTTAA
- a CDS encoding DUF2007 domain-containing protein — translation MEKNWVKIFTSTNFYQSEIVKQMLTGNHIDTVLLNKQDSSHRNFGEIEVYIHQEDFSKAIEIMILNQINI, via the coding sequence ATGGAAAAAAACTGGGTCAAAATTTTTACTTCAACTAATTTTTACCAATCAGAAATTGTTAAGCAGATGCTTACCGGGAATCATATTGATACCGTTTTGCTTAATAAACAGGATTCATCGCACCGCAATTTTGGCGAAATAGAGGTTTATATTCACCAGGAGGATTTTAGCAAGGCTATCGAGATCATGATCCTCAATCAAATTAATATATGA
- a CDS encoding zinc metallopeptidase, translating into MNHISLIMGYIAPNSAWFLMIIVALVSFIVQWRFRSKFKQYSEIGLMSGLSGQEVAVKMLRAHGIFDVQVICVEGQLTDHYNPETKTVNLSTDVFYSRSIAAAAVAAHECGHAVQHAEAYGWLSFRSAMVPAINVASTITQWTLFIGIMLLFFSGSPYVLAIGVAALALVTFFSFITLPVEFDASRRALAWLNNNYSIVQTSQEQEQAKDALWWAAMTYVVAALSALATLVYYASFLFNRRN; encoded by the coding sequence ATGAATCACATATCATTAATTATGGGATACATCGCGCCAAACTCGGCCTGGTTCCTGATGATTATTGTTGCCCTGGTAAGCTTTATTGTACAATGGCGGTTCAGGAGTAAATTTAAGCAGTATTCTGAAATTGGTTTAATGTCTGGTCTATCAGGCCAGGAAGTGGCCGTGAAGATGCTGCGTGCCCATGGCATATTTGATGTACAGGTAATTTGTGTAGAGGGGCAGCTTACCGATCATTACAATCCCGAAACAAAAACAGTTAACCTGAGCACCGATGTTTTTTACAGCCGGAGCATTGCCGCCGCCGCAGTTGCTGCACACGAATGCGGCCATGCTGTACAACACGCCGAAGCTTATGGCTGGCTCAGCTTTCGTTCGGCAATGGTACCCGCCATTAACGTAGCATCAACCATTACCCAGTGGACGTTGTTTATCGGTATCATGCTGTTGTTTTTTTCAGGAAGCCCATATGTTTTGGCGATAGGTGTTGCGGCGCTGGCATTGGTGACATTTTTTAGCTTTATAACCCTACCGGTTGAGTTTGATGCAAGCCGCCGTGCATTGGCCTGGTTAAATAATAATTACAGCATTGTACAAACCAGCCAGGAGCAAGAACAGGCTAAAGACGCCCTCTGGTGGGCTGCCATGACCTATGTAGTTGCCGCGCTGAGCGCATTGGCAACGCTGGTTTATTATGCTTCGTTTTTGTTTAACAGGAGGAATTAA
- a CDS encoding phosphatidate cytidylyltransferase, with protein sequence MKQRAITGLFFIIVMIGSNLLGPYVFSVFYLLLSLFCLLEFYKLVKQGGMQPERFTGALAGAILFFFFAANCYFPAYKYIILLPILFSFIPIGELYKKSTAPFTNIGFTYLGLLMAVVPFIFFHAMAFTRGDGVFNFHVPLGFLIMLWSNDTGAYLVGSKFGRNKLFERHSPKKSWEGFIGGILICAFAAYILSRFYTEYNCFDWIIMSLIISNFGTMGDLVESMFKRSLNVKDSGGILPGHGGLLDRFDGLLMAAPIVYAYLYLISN encoded by the coding sequence ATGAAACAACGCGCCATAACTGGCTTATTTTTTATCATCGTAATGATTGGGTCTAATTTGTTAGGCCCTTATGTATTTAGTGTTTTTTACTTGTTGCTGAGCCTGTTTTGCCTGCTGGAGTTTTACAAACTGGTTAAACAAGGCGGCATGCAGCCCGAACGTTTTACAGGCGCCCTTGCCGGGGCAATCCTGTTTTTCTTTTTCGCCGCCAATTGCTATTTCCCGGCATATAAATATATTATACTGCTGCCCATACTATTTAGCTTCATCCCGATAGGCGAGCTATATAAAAAATCTACCGCGCCATTCACTAATATCGGTTTCACTTATTTAGGCTTATTGATGGCCGTTGTGCCGTTCATATTTTTCCATGCCATGGCTTTTACCCGCGGCGACGGGGTATTTAACTTTCATGTACCGCTTGGCTTTTTGATTATGCTGTGGAGCAATGATACCGGGGCTTACCTGGTGGGGAGCAAGTTTGGCCGTAATAAGTTGTTTGAAAGGCATTCGCCTAAAAAATCATGGGAAGGCTTTATCGGTGGTATCCTCATCTGCGCGTTTGCGGCATATATTTTGAGCCGTTTTTATACAGAGTACAACTGTTTCGACTGGATCATCATGTCGCTTATCATCTCAAACTTTGGCACCATGGGCGATCTGGTTGAATCCATGTTCAAGCGCAGCCTAAACGTAAAAGACTCTGGGGGCATATTACCGGGCCATGGTGGCCTGCTCGACAGGTTTGACGGCCTGCTGATGGCCGCGCCAATTGTATATGCATACCTGTACTTAATTTCAAATTAG
- the trmD gene encoding tRNA (guanosine(37)-N1)-methyltransferase TrmD produces the protein MRFDIISVLPGLLESPFAHSILQRAQKKGISEIVVHNLRDYATNKQKSVDDYPYGGGSGMVMTIPPFAACIEKLKSEREYDEIIFMSPDGETLNQAIANQLSIKKNIIILCGHYKGIDQRIRDIYVTREISIGDYVLSGGELPAAVLVDAVVRLIPGVLSDETSALSDSFQDDLLDAPVYTRPADWNGHKVPEILLGGNTPEIEKWRHEQALERTRARRPDLLDND, from the coding sequence ATGCGTTTCGATATCATCTCTGTATTGCCAGGTTTGCTTGAAAGCCCTTTTGCTCATTCCATTTTGCAGCGTGCGCAGAAAAAGGGGATTTCTGAAATTGTTGTTCATAATCTGAGGGACTATGCCACCAACAAGCAAAAAAGTGTTGATGACTACCCTTACGGCGGCGGTAGCGGCATGGTGATGACCATCCCTCCGTTTGCGGCTTGTATTGAAAAATTAAAATCAGAACGTGAATATGACGAGATCATTTTCATGTCGCCCGATGGTGAAACACTCAATCAGGCTATCGCCAACCAGCTTTCCATCAAAAAAAATATCATTATCCTTTGCGGTCATTATAAAGGCATCGATCAGCGTATCCGCGACATTTATGTAACCCGCGAGATCTCGATAGGCGACTATGTACTTTCGGGCGGAGAGCTACCCGCAGCCGTACTGGTTGATGCAGTAGTGAGGCTTATCCCCGGCGTATTGAGTGATGAAACATCCGCCCTGTCTGATTCATTCCAGGACGACCTGCTGGACGCCCCCGTTTATACCCGCCCGGCCGACTGGAACGGCCACAAGGTACCCGAAATTCTTTTAGGAGGCAACACACCCGAAATAGAAAAATGGCGCCACGAGCAGGCCTTAGAGCGCACAAGGGCCAGAAGGCCTGATTTGTTGGATAACGATTAA
- a CDS encoding FAD-binding oxidoreductase — protein sequence MLEPSFSYWERTAFTDNADVIIIGSGLIGLSAALQLKKQQPTLKVLVLERGFLPSGASTKNAGFACFGTVSEQIEAINHSSQTEAMRLVAYKWKGLQRLRENLGDANIDYYQYGGHELFMDHEESHARECIEQIDHLNKLIQQAINKADIYSVADEKIAGFGFNKVKHIIYNPFEGQIHTGKMMRALLYKVYQLGVLVLNNCSISVIEQEDKHIWLSTSQGAFKAGKVILATNAFASQLYPELDVVPGRGQVMVTKPVPGLKLKGTYHFNQGYYYFRNIDDRILFGGGRNLNYKAEETWDFGHTDVVKQQLITYLNEVLLPGQNAEIDYWWSGIMGFGQEISPIVKQVQPGIFCAVRCNGMGVAMGSLVGEEVAELMLSS from the coding sequence ATGTTGGAGCCATCATTTTCATACTGGGAACGCACAGCCTTTACCGATAACGCCGATGTTATCATTATTGGCAGCGGACTCATTGGCCTTAGCGCCGCCCTTCAGTTAAAAAAACAGCAACCAACCTTAAAAGTTTTAGTGTTGGAGCGCGGCTTTTTACCATCAGGAGCCAGTACTAAAAACGCTGGTTTTGCGTGTTTTGGTACAGTTTCGGAGCAAATTGAGGCAATAAATCATTCATCTCAAACAGAGGCCATGCGTTTGGTTGCTTACAAGTGGAAAGGACTGCAGCGCCTAAGGGAAAATTTAGGTGACGCTAACATCGATTATTATCAATACGGCGGCCATGAACTGTTTATGGATCATGAAGAAAGCCATGCGCGTGAATGCATTGAACAAATAGATCATCTCAATAAATTAATACAGCAAGCCATAAACAAGGCTGACATTTATTCAGTAGCCGATGAAAAAATTGCAGGTTTTGGCTTCAATAAAGTGAAGCATATCATATACAACCCGTTTGAAGGGCAGATCCATACCGGTAAAATGATGCGTGCTTTATTATATAAAGTATATCAGTTGGGCGTACTGGTGCTTAACAATTGTAGTATCTCCGTTATTGAGCAGGAAGATAAGCACATCTGGCTAAGCACGTCGCAAGGTGCTTTTAAAGCGGGCAAAGTAATTTTGGCTACTAATGCATTTGCAAGTCAGCTATACCCTGAGCTTGATGTAGTACCCGGCCGCGGGCAGGTAATGGTCACCAAACCTGTTCCTGGTTTAAAGCTTAAAGGCACTTATCATTTTAACCAGGGTTATTACTATTTCCGTAATATTGATGACCGGATACTGTTTGGCGGCGGCCGCAACCTCAATTACAAAGCCGAAGAAACCTGGGATTTTGGGCATACAGATGTTGTGAAGCAGCAACTGATAACCTACCTCAACGAGGTGTTGCTGCCCGGTCAAAATGCAGAGATTGATTACTGGTGGAGCGGCATCATGGGTTTCGGGCAAGAGATCAGTCCGATAGTAAAACAGGTGCAGCCGGGGATTTTTTGTGCTGTGAGGTGTAATGGCATGGGTGTGGCTATGGGGAGTTTGGTGGGCGAAGAGGTGGCTGAATTGATGCTTAGTTCATAA
- the tsaE gene encoding tRNA (adenosine(37)-N6)-threonylcarbamoyltransferase complex ATPase subunit type 1 TsaE, whose protein sequence is MQLSVNSTSQLPQAAEAILANSAGNKIFLFYGEMGAGKTTLIKALCEELGVTEQATSPTFSIVNEYTGRDSRVFHFDFYRLKNQTEALDMGYEEYFYSDAYCFIEWPEKIPDLLPNSYTNIRIRVLDSNSRSISIENI, encoded by the coding sequence GTGCAACTATCTGTAAATTCAACTTCCCAATTACCGCAGGCTGCCGAAGCCATCCTGGCTAACTCGGCAGGGAATAAAATTTTTCTTTTTTATGGCGAAATGGGAGCCGGCAAAACAACGCTCATCAAAGCTTTATGCGAAGAGCTTGGTGTAACGGAACAGGCCACCAGCCCAACGTTTTCTATCGTGAACGAATACACCGGCCGCGACAGCAGGGTTTTTCATTTTGATTTCTATCGCCTTAAAAATCAAACAGAAGCATTGGATATGGGCTATGAGGAATATTTTTACAGCGATGCCTACTGCTTTATTGAGTGGCCCGAAAAAATTCCCGACCTGCTCCCGAACAGCTACACCAACATCCGGATCCGGGTTTTGGACAGCAACTCGCGCAGCATCAGCATCGAAAATATTTAG